A window of Pusillimonas sp. T7-7 contains these coding sequences:
- a CDS encoding glycosyltransferase family 9 protein translates to MAKPEKGMDSWAEQDGMEFMMPFPLHFHWLVDDLHICAGPSVNGQLWCLNVDVRRLSTGQCERMLWDANTPWGLVRRDSHSSSIMSVLPGPRERDLLIVAEQGIGDIIQQLRYVSPVAAHFCRTRIQCKPELHRFIRRQAMNAEPVVPEQVRADPPTVRVPLMRMGALCADPLQGAAYLTAPGRPRTWHDGLRVGLNWSASIKGVAKDIKSIPVLLLEQLISAHPDVSWVSVQWGDDEALLMQQPWAAQVEACGQTVGDVADLADVVAGLDLLITIDSAPAHLAGALGIPVWTLLTQPCSWRWGLGSSRTDLYRSMRLFRQADLHAWPELLAHVSGALESAKLSTDTLAGPVMPGMSGRKPRANAPAPAAGQASQTSLSGVLNMCKEAPALRAAFVAHPLKFLAMQGVHVQSRDYRKLNQIFQAMVDFHGGFSWCWPLKPLQSSSFNSTVAS, encoded by the coding sequence ATGGCTAAGCCGGAAAAGGGCATGGATAGCTGGGCGGAACAGGACGGCATGGAGTTCATGATGCCTTTTCCCCTGCACTTTCACTGGCTGGTTGATGACCTGCATATTTGTGCAGGGCCTTCTGTCAATGGGCAGCTGTGGTGCCTGAATGTCGATGTCCGGCGGCTCTCGACGGGCCAGTGCGAACGCATGCTGTGGGACGCCAATACGCCCTGGGGCCTGGTACGGCGCGATTCCCATTCCTCCTCCATCATGTCGGTATTGCCGGGTCCGCGCGAACGGGATCTACTTATTGTTGCCGAGCAGGGCATAGGCGACATTATTCAACAGCTACGCTATGTGTCTCCGGTTGCCGCGCACTTTTGCAGGACCCGAATCCAGTGCAAGCCGGAACTGCACCGTTTCATCAGGCGGCAAGCCATGAATGCAGAACCGGTTGTGCCGGAACAAGTGCGGGCGGATCCGCCCACGGTGCGAGTGCCGTTGATGCGCATGGGGGCTTTATGCGCCGATCCCCTCCAGGGCGCGGCTTACCTGACCGCCCCGGGCCGTCCGCGCACCTGGCATGATGGCCTGCGAGTCGGCTTGAACTGGTCCGCAAGCATAAAGGGCGTGGCCAAAGACATTAAATCCATACCCGTGCTGTTGCTTGAGCAGCTGATTTCGGCGCATCCGGACGTGTCCTGGGTGAGCGTGCAATGGGGTGACGACGAGGCTTTGCTCATGCAGCAACCTTGGGCGGCGCAAGTAGAAGCCTGTGGACAAACCGTGGGCGATGTGGCCGACCTGGCTGATGTCGTTGCCGGTCTGGATTTGCTCATCACCATAGATAGCGCGCCCGCCCATCTTGCGGGAGCATTGGGCATACCCGTCTGGACGCTGCTGACCCAGCCGTGCAGCTGGCGTTGGGGGCTGGGCAGCAGCCGGACAGACCTGTATCGCTCCATGCGTCTTTTCCGTCAGGCTGATCTGCACGCCTGGCCTGAGCTGCTGGCCCATGTTTCCGGTGCGCTTGAGTCTGCCAAATTATCCACAGATACCCTGGCAGGACCGGTCATGCCAGGGATGTCCGGGCGCAAGCCCAGGGCAAACGCCCCCGCCCCCGCTGCGGGCCAGGCAAGCCAGACATCGTTGAGCGGCGTTCTGAATATGTGCAAGGAAGCGCCAGCTTTGCGTGCGGCTTTTGTTGCACACCCACTGAAGTTCCTGGCCATGCAGGGCGTACATGTGCAAAGCCGCGACTATCGCAAGCTGAATCAAATTTTCCAGGCCATGGTCGACTTTCATGGCGGGTTTTCTTGGTGTTGGCCCCTGAAGCCGCTACAATCATCTTCTTTCAATTCAACGGTTGCCTCATGA